One window of Saccharopolyspora phatthalungensis genomic DNA carries:
- a CDS encoding YidH family protein produces MERPTGPWDPGLQVERTTLAWLRTTLAFVAGMLVLLRLIGHESTIAAAACGVLTLPLGITISWLVWRRHLRNERRLHAETPLPGGALPAAVAALSVLAGCSGLIYVLFA; encoded by the coding sequence GTGGAGCGCCCCACTGGCCCCTGGGATCCCGGGCTGCAGGTCGAGCGCACCACCCTGGCCTGGCTGCGCACCACGCTTGCCTTCGTCGCCGGCATGCTGGTGCTGCTGCGGCTAATCGGACACGAAAGCACGATCGCGGCCGCGGCCTGCGGTGTGCTCACGCTGCCGCTCGGGATCACCATCAGCTGGCTTGTCTGGCGCCGACACCTCCGCAACGAACGCAGGCTGCACGCGGAGACCCCGCTGCCAGGCGGCGCGCTGCCCGCCGCGGTGGCCGCCCTTTCGGTGCTGGCCGGCTGCTCTGGCCTGATCTACGTGCTGTTCGCTTGA
- a CDS encoding YidH family protein, whose translation MATDPEDCDSRWPRRLYRDGSEPDPRFTLANERTFLAWIRTALALMAGGVGIEALNAVTDRPSPFRTALAILLLLAGVLSSATAFTRWMVTERALRRGRPLPAPRLAPVLGYGLGAVGVAACVLLFVTGL comes from the coding sequence ATGGCGACCGACCCAGAAGACTGCGATTCGCGCTGGCCACGACGGTTGTACCGGGACGGCTCCGAGCCCGATCCCCGATTCACCCTCGCCAACGAACGCACCTTCCTGGCCTGGATCCGCACCGCACTCGCCCTGATGGCGGGCGGTGTGGGCATCGAGGCCCTGAACGCGGTCACCGACCGACCGAGTCCATTCCGGACCGCGTTGGCGATCTTACTGCTACTCGCCGGGGTGCTTAGCAGCGCAACGGCTTTCACGCGGTGGATGGTCACAGAACGAGCCCTGCGGCGCGGACGGCCGCTGCCCGCGCCACGGCTGGCACCGGTGCTCGGCTACGGGCTCGGTGCGGTCGGCGTCGCCGCCTGCGTCCTGCTGTTCGTGACGGGACTCTGA
- a CDS encoding organic hydroperoxide resistance protein, protein MTVLYTAEATATGAGRDGRTRSSDGVIDLDLAVPKELGGAGGAATNPEQLFAAGYAACFHSALQLVARRAKADIADSSVTAQVGIGRNGGGFGLSVALVVDLPGVPREQAQELAAAADEVCPYSNAIRGNVEIELRVA, encoded by the coding sequence ATGACAGTGCTCTACACGGCAGAAGCGACGGCGACCGGTGCCGGTCGGGACGGGCGGACTCGTTCCTCGGACGGGGTTATCGACCTCGACCTCGCGGTGCCTAAGGAACTGGGTGGCGCCGGTGGCGCCGCGACCAACCCCGAGCAGCTCTTCGCCGCCGGGTACGCGGCGTGCTTCCACAGTGCGCTGCAACTGGTGGCGCGCCGAGCCAAGGCCGATATCGCCGATTCGTCGGTCACGGCCCAGGTCGGCATCGGGCGCAACGGCGGCGGATTCGGCCTCAGCGTTGCTCTGGTAGTCGACCTCCCCGGCGTGCCGCGCGAGCAGGCGCAGGAACTCGCCGCCGCAGCTGACGAGGTCTGCCCGTACTCGAACGCGATTCGCGGCAATGTCGAGATCGAACTGCGGGTGGCCTGA
- a CDS encoding L-serine ammonia-lyase, which produces MAISVFDLFSVGIGPSSSHTVGPMRAAKLFAQRLHSAGRLPQVKRIKAELFGSLGATGHGHGSPKAVLLGLEGHSPETVDPAAVEDRVVEIKQTGRLRLDGVQEIRFTVDRDLVMHRRKSLPLHPNGMRFTATGTDDAPLESAVFYSVGGGFVVDEGASGADRIKPDETAVRYPFRTGAELLTRTAESGLPISGVMLANELSWRDEDAVHKELLGIWQVMRECVDNGCRKSGELPGGLKVRRRAAELAASLTDRDDPLEWVTLFALAVNEENAAGGRVVTAPTNGAAGIVPAVLHYYMRFVPGADDAGVVRFLLAAGAVGVLFKENASISGAEVGCQGEVGSACSMAAAGLAEVLGGTPSQVENAAEIAMEHNLGLTCDPIGGLVQIPCIERNAVASVKAITAARMALRGDGTHFVSLDKVIKTMRETGRDMKVKYKETARGGLAVNVIEC; this is translated from the coding sequence ATGGCGATCAGTGTCTTCGACCTGTTCTCGGTGGGCATCGGGCCGTCCAGTTCGCACACCGTCGGCCCGATGCGCGCAGCGAAGCTGTTCGCGCAACGCCTGCACAGCGCGGGCCGGTTGCCGCAGGTCAAGAGGATCAAGGCGGAACTGTTCGGTTCGCTCGGGGCGACCGGGCACGGGCACGGCAGCCCGAAAGCGGTGTTGCTTGGTCTGGAGGGGCACAGTCCCGAGACCGTCGACCCGGCGGCCGTCGAGGACCGTGTGGTGGAGATCAAGCAGACCGGGCGGCTGCGCCTCGACGGGGTGCAGGAGATCCGGTTCACCGTGGACCGCGACCTGGTGATGCATCGGCGCAAGTCCCTGCCGTTGCACCCCAACGGGATGCGGTTCACCGCGACCGGCACCGACGATGCCCCGCTGGAAAGTGCGGTGTTCTATTCGGTGGGCGGCGGCTTCGTCGTCGACGAGGGAGCCAGCGGAGCCGATCGGATCAAACCGGACGAGACCGCGGTGCGCTACCCGTTCCGCACCGGTGCTGAACTGCTGACCCGAACCGCCGAGTCAGGGCTGCCGATCAGTGGTGTCATGTTGGCGAACGAGCTGTCGTGGCGCGACGAAGACGCCGTGCACAAGGAGCTGCTAGGCATTTGGCAGGTCATGCGGGAATGCGTGGATAACGGATGCCGCAAGTCCGGCGAACTGCCCGGCGGGCTCAAGGTACGGCGTCGGGCGGCGGAACTGGCCGCTTCGCTCACCGATCGGGACGACCCGTTGGAGTGGGTCACGCTCTTCGCACTCGCAGTGAACGAGGAGAACGCGGCCGGTGGGCGGGTGGTGACCGCGCCGACGAACGGGGCGGCGGGGATCGTGCCCGCGGTACTGCACTACTACATGCGGTTCGTGCCCGGCGCTGACGACGCCGGTGTAGTGCGGTTCCTGCTCGCGGCGGGCGCGGTCGGTGTGCTGTTCAAGGAGAACGCGTCGATCTCTGGGGCCGAGGTTGGCTGTCAGGGCGAGGTCGGATCCGCGTGCTCAATGGCCGCCGCGGGGCTCGCCGAGGTGCTCGGCGGAACCCCGAGCCAGGTGGAGAACGCCGCGGAGATCGCGATGGAGCACAATCTCGGGCTCACCTGCGACCCGATCGGTGGTCTGGTGCAGATCCCGTGCATCGAGCGCAACGCGGTCGCGTCTGTGAAGGCGATCACGGCGGCGCGGATGGCACTGCGCGGCGACGGCACCCATTTCGTCTCGCTGGACAAGGTGATCAAGACGATGCGGGAGACCGGCCGGGACATGAAGGTCAAGTACAAGGAGACGGCACGCGGCGGTCTGGCCGTCAACGTCATCGAATGCTGA
- a CDS encoding MarR family winged helix-turn-helix transcriptional regulator — MADSQLTLDRQVCFALYSASRAFTGLYRPLLAELGLTYPQYLVMLVLWERGLVTVKELGAALRLDSGTLSPLLKRLEARGLITRQRSATDERSVAVALTTDGSELRERAQRIPDRMVSGTGLEVDELAQLRSTLERLTVALDAAQREAEGKQEVGR, encoded by the coding sequence GTGGCTGACTCGCAGTTGACCTTGGATCGGCAGGTGTGCTTTGCGCTTTACAGCGCTTCGCGGGCGTTCACCGGCCTGTACCGGCCGTTGCTGGCCGAGCTCGGCCTGACGTATCCGCAGTACCTGGTGATGTTGGTGCTGTGGGAGCGCGGGTTGGTCACGGTGAAAGAGCTCGGCGCCGCGCTGCGGCTGGATTCCGGCACGTTGTCGCCCTTGCTGAAGCGGCTAGAGGCACGCGGTTTGATCACGCGGCAACGCAGCGCTACGGACGAGAGGTCTGTGGCCGTGGCATTGACAACGGACGGCTCGGAGCTGCGGGAGCGGGCTCAGCGCATCCCCGACCGGATGGTGTCCGGGACCGGGCTGGAGGTCGACGAACTGGCCCAGTTGCGGTCCACATTGGAGCGCCTGACGGTCGCGCTGGATGCGGCACAGCGAGAGGCGGAAGGCAAGCAGGAGGTAGGACGATGA
- the gcvH gene encoding glycine cleavage system protein GcvH → MSLPAHLRYTEEHEWLEDRDELVRIGITQHAAQALGDIVYVQLPEAGKQIEAGQACGELESTKSVSDLFAPVTGEVVAINESVVDDPALVNADPFGEGWLLEVRATATGSLLTAEQYADLVAE, encoded by the coding sequence ATGTCTCTGCCTGCCCACCTGCGTTACACCGAAGAGCACGAGTGGCTTGAGGACCGCGACGAGCTGGTCCGGATCGGCATCACGCAACACGCCGCGCAAGCGCTCGGCGACATTGTCTATGTGCAACTGCCCGAGGCCGGCAAGCAGATCGAAGCCGGCCAGGCCTGCGGCGAACTCGAGTCCACCAAATCCGTCAGCGACCTGTTCGCGCCGGTGACGGGCGAGGTCGTGGCCATCAACGAGTCCGTCGTGGACGACCCGGCGCTGGTCAACGCCGACCCGTTCGGCGAGGGCTGGCTGCTCGAAGTGCGCGCCACCGCAACCGGTTCGCTGCTCACCGCCGAGCAGTACGCGGACCTGGTCGCGGAGTAG
- a CDS encoding SSI family serine proteinase inhibitor has protein sequence MIETGSGETLFSDLRDEGAAIDAAAAIKESESSAQPSRRIDEMAAQQLIGRTLLAAATLVGTALAPALAHAQPASATTGTMMNLSVRGELRGDGTRTAFLTCEPTGGSHPFATDACQELSNVKGDFNQLSGGHSICQLDHRPVTLIATGNWRGQPVTFEKTYSNECVAKAATGKVFSF, from the coding sequence GTGATTGAAACCGGTTCGGGCGAAACACTTTTCAGCGATCTACGGGACGAAGGTGCGGCGATTGACGCGGCTGCGGCGATAAAGGAAAGCGAATCGTCTGCTCAACCATCCAGGAGGATTGACGAGATGGCTGCACAACAGCTGATCGGCCGAACGCTCCTTGCCGCCGCAACTCTGGTCGGCACCGCTCTGGCACCGGCGCTCGCCCACGCGCAACCCGCGTCGGCAACGACCGGCACCATGATGAACCTCTCGGTCCGGGGCGAACTGCGCGGTGATGGCACCCGCACCGCCTTCTTGACCTGCGAACCGACGGGCGGCTCGCACCCGTTCGCAACCGACGCCTGCCAAGAGCTCAGCAACGTGAAGGGCGACTTCAACCAGCTCAGTGGCGGTCACTCCATATGTCAACTGGACCACCGGCCGGTGACACTGATCGCGACAGGTAACTGGCGCGGTCAACCGGTCACCTTCGAGAAGACCTACTCCAACGAATGCGTGGCCAAGGCGGCGACCGGGAAGGTGTTCTCCTTCTGA